Within the Polaribacter pectinis genome, the region TCTCGTCCGTATTTTTTTAATTCTGCAATAACTTGTGGTACTAATGTTTTGTGTCCAGCAGCAAGAGAAGAAATTCCTAAAATATGAACATCATTTTCTACAGCTTGTTTTGTTGCTTCAATGGGAGTTTGAAAAAGTGGACCAATGTCTACATCGAAACCTAAATCTGCATAACCAGTTGCCACAACTTTTGCACCTCTGTCATGACCATCTTGCCCTAATTTGGCAATCATAATTCTTGGGCGCCTTCCTTCTAATTCAGCAAATTTATCTGCTAAATCTTTTGCTTTTTTAAAGAGTTTATCTTCTTTTATTTCTTTACTATACACGCCAGAAATTGTTTTATGTACTGCTTTGTGTCTACCGAAAGCTGCTTCTAAAGCATCTGATATTTCACCTAAAGTAGCTCTGTTTCTTGCTGCTTTTACAGCCAAATCTAATAAGTTTTCTTCTCCAGTTTTTGCAGCTTTTGTTAATGCTTCTAAAGATATATTTACTGCTGATGTATTTCTCTCTGCTTTTAATTTATCTAATCTGTCTATTTGAGATTTTCGAACAGCTTCATTATCAACATCTAAAATATGTAAAGGATCTTCTTTTTCTAATTGATATTTATTTACACCAACAATTACATCTTGTCCGCTATCAATTTTTGCTTGTTTTTTTGCAGCAGCTTCCTCAATTCTCATTTTCGGAATTCCTTTTTCAATGGCTTTAGTCATGCCACCTAATTCTGCAACTTCCTCCATTAATTTCCAAGCTTTATTGGCTATTTTTTCTGTCAATTCTTCAACATAATAACTTCCAGCCCAGGGATCTACAGTTTTTGTGATGTGCGTTTCTTCTTGTAAATAAATTTGTGTATTTCTTGCAATTCTTGCTGAAAAATCTGTTGGCAAAGCAATTGCTTCATCTAATGCGTTTGTATGTAAACTTTGTGTTCCACCAAAAACAGCAGCCATTGCTTCAATTGTAGTTCTGGCAACATTATTAAACGGGTCTTGTTCTGTTAGAGACCAACCACTTGTTTGGCAATGTGTTCTTAATGCTAAAGATTTTGGGTTTTTTGGGTTGAATTGTTTCACAATTTTTGCCCACAACATTCTTGCTGCTCTTAATTTTGCAATTTCAGTAAAATGATCCATTCCAATTGCCCAAAAAAATGATAATCTTGGTGCAAAAGAATCGATGTCCATTCCTGCGTCAATTCCTTTTTTAATATACTCTAAACCATCTGCAAGTGTATATGCTAATTCAATTTCTGCTGTTGCACCAGCTTCTTGCATGTGATAACCAGAAATAGAAATAGAATTGAATTTTGGCATTTTATTACTGGTATATTTAAAAATATCCGCAATAATTTTCATGGATGGAGCAGGAGGATAGATGTACGTATTTCGCACCATAAACTCTTTTAAAATATCATTTTGTATAGTTCCAGAAAGTTGTTCTACAGAAACTCCTTGTTCTTCAGCAGCAACAATATAAAATGCTAAAATGGGTAAAACTGCACCATTCATTGTCATAGAAACGGACATTTTATCCAATGGAATTTGGTCGAATAAAACCTTCATGTCTTCCACAGAATCTATGGCAACACCAGCTTTACCAACATCTCCTTGCACACGTTCATGATCTGAATCGTAACCTCTGTGTGTTGCTAAATCAAAAGCAACGGATAAGCCTTTTTGTCCTGCCTCTAAATTTCTCCTGTAAAAAGCATTACTTTCTTCAGCTGTAGAAAAACCTGCATATTGTCTGATTGTCCAAGGTCTTCTAACATACATTGTAGAATATGGTCCACGTAAATTTGGAGCAATTCCTGCAATAAAATTCTCGTGTGAAAATTCTTGTTTTGAATTAGAATTACTTTCTATTAATTTTATATGTTGAACCTCTTTTCTACTCATTTGTATCTTTAGTATCTAACTTCATCAATTTGTATAATTTCGAACTAATTACTTTTATTTCTTTATCTTTTTTATTGATGGTAAGATGATTTCTATAAATAAAGAATAAGCAAAACAACCCTAAAATAATTATTCCTGTGATGAAAAAATCTACGCTGTTGCCAAAAAAGTTGTAAAACTTATCTTCTAAAAAATAAAATGATAGAAAGGTAAATAAGATAAAACCAATAATATAAGTTGGTTGTTTCTTTTTTATGGCTTCTATATCATCTTTTAGTTGCCTTTGCTTATTTTGTTGTCTAACAATTTCCTGACTTTTGCTATCCATAATTTTTCTTTTAATTCTTTTCCAATTCTAACCTTTCTTTTTCTATTGTTTCAGAAAGACGATTTCTAATTATTGGGGGAATTAATGTTTTTATATTTCGTTGTTTAACAAACGGATACAATTCTAAATGATCTTTCATTGTATCTTTTTTGTTTTGTTGTAAATTAGTTCCTACCAAAGAAATTTCTTTTTTATCAAGTTGATTTTCTTCTTTAATAGCACTTTCTTTAATTTTTTTCTGAATTATTCCGTCTTTTAATTGGCGTAAAAAACCACCACCTTTTTCTATATTTTTAAAAATTGTTAGAGCTTTTTCTGAAAGTTGTTCCGTTAATGATTCTATATAATAAGTACCATCTGCAAAATTTTGTGCATTCGTAAAACCGCTTTCTTCTTTTAATATTAACAATTGGTTTCTTGCAATTCGTTCTCCAAACTCATTCGATTTATGATAAATTGCATCGTAAGAAACTGTAGATACTGTATTAGAACCGCCTAAAATAGCACTCATATATTCCGAAGAAGTTCTTAACATATTTACATTATAATCATACAATGTTTTATTACGAATACTTGGTTGAACAAATAAATGAGCTTCCGAATCTACAATATTGTATTCCTTTAAAAGTGTTTTCCAAAGAATTCTAAAAGCTCTTAATTTTGCAATTTCAAAGAAATAGTTACTTCCTACAGAAAATTTAAAGTGAATTTTATTGGCAATTTCTCCACCAAAATGATTTAAATATTCATTTGCATGTGCCAGAGAATATGCTAATTGTTGTGTAATATTTGCACCTGCATTTTGATACAGATCTCCAGAAATTGAAATACAATTATTAGTAGATTTTACAATCTCTTCTAACTTTTTATGATCTTCTTTTAAGTTGATATGCCAATTGCCAGTTTCGGCTAAATTACCAATAATATCATTTTGGAAATAGATATTGTTTGAGCTTATGAATTTTGCGATTTCTAGCTGAAATTCATCATTCAAAAAAGAAAAACTAAAATAAATAAGTGTTTTATTGAATTTAATATTTTGAAAAACTGTTTTATAATCGAATTTAGAATTTGCTTTAAATTGAATTGCTTTTGCGCCTCTTTTAAATGCATCTAGAGCTAAAGAATTTGCTATTTTTTCATCATCAATAAAAATAGTTTGGCAAACGACAAAATCTTTTTCTGGAGTACTTATTTCTTGATGAGTTCTATCTTCTGACGTGTAAAAAGGTTTTACAACTACATCTTCATTGGTTTTCCAAAGTAGCGTATCATTATAATCTGCTCCTTTTAAATCTACTTGAATTTTCTGTTTCCAAGCAGATGCAGAACTTTTTTCAAACTCATTAAATAGAAATTTACCCATTATTTTTTTATGCTATCAAATTCAATAATATAAATATCTTCGTTTTCTTTCTTCATTAAATACTTTTCTCTTGCAAAACGTTCTAATTGAAGAGAATCTTGCAATTTTTTTATGGTTGCTTTATCTTCTTTAATTTTCTTTTGATATGATGAAATTGCATGCTCTAAATCGTTAATTTCTGAATTAAATCTACGATGAACTAAATAGGAATTGTCATCCCAAAAAAACATCCAAATGATAAAAAAGGTTAAAATAATTACATACGTATTTGTAAATATTTTTACTACTTTATTGTTTTTAAATTGGTTAAAAGACATACCGTTTACAAACGTTCGTTTATTACAGTTCTAACAATATCTATGGCAACAGTATTAAACCTATCATTAGGTATAATTAAGTCTGCAAAGTTTTTTGTTGGTTCTATAAATTGTTGATGCATAGGTTTTAAGGTAGATTGATATCTGCTTAAAACTTCATCTAAATCTCTTCCTCTTTCAGAAATATCTCTTTTTAATCTTCTTATTAAACGCTCATCTGTTTCTGCATGTACAAAAATCTTAATGTCAAATAAATCTCTTAAATCTTTATTATTGAAAATTAAAATTCCTTCCACAATAACCACCTTTCTTGGGTGTGTTTTTACAGTATCTTTTGTTCTGTTGTGAGTTACAAAAGAATACACTGGTTGGTTAACAGTTTTGCCAGATTTTAAGGCTTTTAAATGTTTAATAATTAATTCAAAATCTATTGCTCTTGGATGATCGAAATTAATTTTAGTTCTTTCTTCATAAGGCATATCATCTGTTGCATTGTAGTAAGAATCTTGAGAAATTACACAAACTTCATCCGTTGGTAATTGTTTAATTATTTGATTTACAACTGTGGTTTTTCCACTTCCAGTTCCACCAGCAATTCCAATTATAAGCATAAAAAACAGTATTTAATTTACTAAAATAGTAAAGATTTTATAATTTAAGATAATTATTAATTTTAATGTCTTTCGCTTTTAAATCGAACATTAAATTATAGAGCCCGAAAAAAGTTCTATTCATGTAAATAAAATGCTTGGAACCTCTACTACCATTCATAGATCTTAATTCTGCACTTTTAGAATAACGTTCGCCAAATTCAGATATTTTATTAAAAAATACTTCGTCAGAAAAATCAAAAGTTTCTACGTGAAAAGGTTGTGTAAAAATAGATAGCATTTCATGAAACATCGCTCTAAAAAATTCTAATTCTTCTTTACTATCATCTTTCAATAAAATTTCTAATTCGTACATTTTCTCATCAAATAATGTATCATTAGCAAGCGTTTCTTTGTTTGCTAAAACAAAATACGGGTTGTAAAAATCTAAAGGAATTGTTTTCATACAACCAAAATCTAAAGCGACTAATTTATCATCTTCAGAAATTAAAAAATTCCCTGGATGAGGATCTGCATGTACCTTTTTTAAATTATGAATTTGAAACATATAAAAATCCCACAAAGCTTGTCCAAGTAAATTTGCTTTTTCTTGATTTGTGTTGGTGTTTGTAAATTCTGATAAATGGATTCCTTGCATCCAATCCATTGTAATTATCTGTTTAGACGACAGTTCCTTGTAATAACTAGGGAAAGCTAAATTTGGGATATCTTTACAAGCGTCAACAATTTCTTGGCTTTGTTCTACTTCTAAAACGTAGTCTGTTTCTTCTAATAATTTATTTTGAACCTCTAAAAAATACTCATCAGACATTTTTCCTTTCATGTTAAACATTCTAATAACAAAAGGTTTTAGCAATGCTAAATCAGATTTTATACTGTCTGAAACTCCTGGATATTGAATTTTAACAGCTAATTTTTTACCATCCTTCTCTGCTTTATGAACTTGTCCAATACTTGCTGCATTGTATGCTTTTAAATCAAAAGAATCGTAAATGTCACTTGGGAATTTTCCAAAACTCTTTTTAAAAGTTTTAGAAACCAAGGCTTCAGAAAGTGGTGGAACAGAAAATTGCGCTAAAGAAAATTTTTCTACGTATGCTCTTGGTAAAATACTTTTTTCCATGCTTAACATTTGCGCAACTTTAAGCGGACTTCCTTTTAAGTCTTTTAAGCTATCGTAAATATCTTCTGCATTCGATTTATTTAGTTTTTCTCTTGCTTCTTCTTCAGTTTCTGTAATTTTATTTCCGTAATATTTTAAATAATTTACACCAACTTTTGCGCCTGTTGTAACTAATTTAGAAGCTCTTTGTAATTTAGAAATAGGTATTTTGCTTGCTTTTTTCATAGTGTTTTATTCTTTTTGAAACTTTTCTTTGTAGATAAATTTCCCTAAATCTAAAGCGTTTTTTAGAAAATTATTTTCTAAAAGCTCAAAACTTGTATTGATAGATTTCTCAATTAAAATATCGGTTTTTTCAAAAGATTCAGAAGTGTCATCTAACCAAAATTTAATGGTTAAAAAAAGTTGAATCCAGGCAGATTCTCCAACAAACTTTCTCTGTGCTTTTTCTAGACCATCAATAGGTAAGATGCTTTCAGAAATCTCTAAATGATTAACAAATTGAATAAATTCCTTTTTTAAATCAGAAAATGTACTGAATGATTTTATCTTGTTTTTACAACCTTTTAAAACAATAACAATGTATTCTCTGTTTAAATTTAGGTTCTCAAAAAAAGTAAAGTATAAACTTAAAAGTTGATTTTTTTTATCGAAAGAAACAAATTCTTCACTTTCATTTAATACTTCTAAAGAATTATTAAAAAGTTCTTTAAAAACTGTTTTTTCAACTTTTTTTAAAGACTTAAAATGTTTGTGAAAAGAAGTTGTTTCAATCTTTACAGTTTCACAGAAATCTTCAACATCTAAAGGTTTGTTTTGATGTTCTACAACGAAATCCATGTACAAAGTAAGGATGTCTAATTTAGAAACTTTTTTCTTTTTTGCCATGTAACAAAAATACGAAACGTTTTATGGTTAAAAGAATAAGAAATGATATAAAAACAAAAAACCAAGTTAAAATTTAACTTGGTTTTTATCTAAATGTTAGGGAACTTTTTAAGCAAAAACTTTGCTTAACTTTTTCTTTCCATCTATTATTTGAGCTTTTACTGATTCTAACGTATCAAAAATTAAATTTTGTTGATTCGCCATTAACTTTACGCCACCTTTTAAAGCTTTGTCAGTTACTTTTTGCCAGTTTTCAGCAATTGTAATTGTTTCTAAAACTACTTCTTCAGTTGTGTTTAAAGCATAATCATTTGCTTTTTTTGCAGAATTTTTTGCAGTATCAATTACGTTGTTTAATTTTTCGGTAACTTTTATATTTTTAGTTTTCATTTGTATGAATTTTTAAAGTTGATAAAATTATTTCTTCTCCCAGTTTTTAACTGCTTCCATATCTCCTTTTAAAGCCAATTTTGCTTGTGCTTTCCAACCAGATAAATCATAAATTTTTGCATTTATTCCTGCATCAGTCAACAATTGATTCATGTTTTTAAGCGTCATTTTTGCAATTTGATCATAAGCAGTTACACCTAAATCATTTAAAGAAGTTTCTAAAACAGGTCCAATTCCTTTAATTACTTTTAAATCGTCTTTTACATCCGTTTTTACAACCACTACTTTTTCTACTTCAACTTCTACTTTTTTAGTAACCGCTTTTTTCTTTGGAGCCGTTTTTTTAGTAGTAGTTTTTTTAGCTGGAGCTTTTTTAGATTTTGTACCTGTAGCTTTATTTACCTTTCCTTTTACGTCATCAATAACGTCTTCTGTATAATCTTCTATTTTTTCTTTAACATCTTCAATTGTATTTGTGATGTTCTTTTTTAATTTAGAAGACATTTTTTCTGCTTTCTTAACTAATTTATTGTTAGAAACTTCTTTTTCGATTTTGTCTTTCATTTCTTCAGCTTTTTCAACTAAAGGATGTTCAGATACCATTTTCTTTGCATTTTCTAACATTTTTGGGTCGTAACCAACCAATGTTTTTAAACGCTCTGTTCCGTTTTCTAACTGACCTTTAATAGATTCTGCAGTTTCTACAACCATATTAATTTGTTGCTTTGTTAATGGTTCTGCTTTCTTTACTAATTTAGCCGTTAATTTTTGCCATTTTTCTCCTGTCTTAACAGTAGTTTCAATTGCGTTAAAAGAAGCATCAATTAAATCGTTATTTATTTTCTTTACGATTGCTTTTGCTTTTCCTAATTTGTTATCTTTTTTAGATTTTTTTGTTGCCATAATATATGTTTTTGTGCGTTGTTTATTAATTTATACTGCAAATATAATTTCTGTTAGTTGCAGATGAGTTGCATTTTAGTTTTTACTGAAAAAATCTACAGTTTTGTTTATTTTTTTCCAAACCAAACTTTTTACATTTTCAGCTTTATTGAAGAAATTTTCTTGTTGCTTTGCTGTAAAACTTAAAGTGCTTTTTAATTTCTTTGCTGTAAATTTTTGTAAATCTTCAGTTGTATTTATTGTTTTCAAAACAGCTTTTTCTGTAGATTCTAAAGCGAAATCATTTAACTTTAATGTATTGTCTTTTATATTTATTGTTGAAATAGTTTTCATCTTTTTTTAGTTTTATTTACTAATTATGATGCAAACATAAAAAATGGAAGTTGCAAATGAGTTGCAGATTAAGTAAGAGGTTGTATTTTAGGTAATTGCTTCTATTTCTTGTAGTAGTTTTTTTGTTTCAGGAAGTGGAGAAATTCCATACTCTTCTTCTAAAATAACCTCACATTTCATATAGGTTTTTATTGCTTGAGGTCTGTTGCCTTTAACAATATAAGCCTTCATTTGTATTCTGTAAGCTTCTTCCCAAGCAGCATCAATTGCCAATGCATTTTGCGCCAAACGAATACTTTCTATAGGTTTTTCTTCCAATAAAATTTCTGCTAAAGTAATATAGGCTCCTAAAATAAGTAACTGCGATCTTTCTCTTTCTTCGGAAGTCCAATCTTCGTAAATTCTGTTTGGTAAATAAGAACCTTTGTATAAATTTATAGCATTTTGATATGCTTTTTTAGCAACTTCATTATCAACTTCAAAAGCCTGATTTCCTAAAATGATATATTTTTCTAACGCTTCAACATCAATCCAAAGTTTTTCCAAATCAATTTGATAACTAACACCTTGCCTTGTAATGTAAATCGCTTCAGTTCTAGAAGGTCTGTTGGGTTCTAAAACCTTGTTAATTCCATGAAGTGCCACTTTAAAATCTCTGTCGTTCCAATCTTCCCAAAGATGATCCATTATTTTTTCTTTGTGAAGCGCGTTTCTTTTTCTGTATGAAATTAAATATTGTAAAAGCTGAATGGTTTTATCTCTTCCCCATTCTTTAGCATCTATTTTTTCTTGATTTCTCCACAAATTAAAACCACCTAAAGTTTGAATGCGAATTGTTGCATTCTCTTGAAAGATTTCTAATTCTTGTAATTGTTGAAGTAAATCTGACATATAAATAACTACTTCTTTTTGTTCAATTTGTCAATTTTCGAAGTCAATTTTTTCATTTCTGATGACAAATCTTGAATCTGATTTTGAATTTTATTAAAGTCAGATCTTGATGCATTTCTCCATTCATTTATATGAACTTTCTCGCCAATTTCTTCACCAAAAGAACTTATTTTTCCTTGGATTTCATCTTGTAAATTCGTCAGCTGTTTTTTAGGGTCTTTTAAAGTGTCTTTAATAATTTGTGGACCTACATTTTTAATGGTTTTCCACATAGAAAGACTTTTATCTAAAATAGTTTCTTGCTTTTCTGAACTTTCATGTTTTGTAGCTTCTTCTGTTAATTCTGCCAATTTTTGTTGCATAAAAGAAAGTGCATCATTAAAATCCGTAAAACGTTGTTCTTCTCCATCTTGAATATGAGAGATTTTTCCACGCCATTGCACAGAAGATTCTCCTTTTTCTTCAAATATTTGCTGATTAAAACGCACCATAAAAGAGGCAGTTTGTTCTTGTTTTTTTGTCATAGTCTCAATTTTATCCTGGCTCTTTTTCAGAGCCAACTTCATATCTTAATAACCCTTTAAAAGCATCATTTACGGTATTTCCTTCGTACAAAACTTTATAAATTTCTTGAGAAATAGGCATATCAACATTATAATCTTTTGCTAATTCTACCACAACTTTTGCAGTTTTTACACCTTCTGCAACTTCATTCATTTCGTTAATAATTTGCCCTAAACTTTTTCCTCTTCCTAATTGAAAACCAACATGATGATTTCTACTTTTAGCACTCGAACAAGTTGCCACTAAATCTCCCATTCCTGCTAAACCTGCAAATGTTCTTTGTTTTCCACCCATTGCAATTCCCAACCTTGTCAATTCCGACAAACCTCTGGTAATAATTGCGGCTCTTGTGTTGTCCCCTGCATTTGCGCCATCTCCCATTCCTGTTGCAATGGCAATAATGTTTTTTAAAGCGCCACCTAATTCACAACCAATAACATCTGTATTTGTATACACACGAAAAAGACCAGAACTAAAAACGCTTTGTAATCTGGTTGCAATAGACTTGTCAACCATTGCAATAACAGCAGCAGCAGCGTTTCCAAAATGAATTTCTTTTGCCAAATTTGGACCCGTTAAAACTCCTGCAGGATGTCCAGGCATTATTTCGTTAACAATTTCTGTCATTCGCATTTTTGTGCTAATCTCTAAACCTTTTGCCAAGTTTATAATAGGAACCCAAGGTCGAATATGAGGTTTTGCTTCTTCTAAAACTTTTCTAAAACTTTGTGCAGGAACGCCCATAACAATAACATCTGCTTCTTCTACAGTTTCTTTTATGGATGATGATGCTCTTAAGGAAGATGTTAGTTTAGCATTTGGCAAATATTTCTCATTTGTATGATGCTCATTAATCTCGTTAACTGTTTCTTGGTTTCTTGCCCAAAGAATTGTTTCCGCATTTTTTGCAGTTAAAGAAGCAACAGTTGTTCCCCAAGATCCACCACCTAATAATCCTACTTTTAGTTTCATAAAATGTACTTTTAGTTGATTAATTTTCTAATTCTTTCTGAAATAAATTACGAACATCTTCCACGTACGTATCTATATTTTTTGGTTTCCATTCAGAAGTATCTACAGGATCTAAAACAACCACTTCTATATGCGTTGGTTTAAAGATTTTACTTCCTTTTGGCATTGCCATATATGCGTTTTTAATTACAATTGGTATAATTGGAACTCCACCTTTCATTGCTAAATGAAACGCACCTTTTTTAAATTTCCCTAAAGTTTTAGTTCCACTTCTGGTGCCTTCTGGCGCAATTACTATAGAAATTCCGTCTTTTAAAGCTTGTACTGCAGGTTTCATGGCTGCAATTGCTTTTGTTTTATCAGATCTATCAATAAAAATAGCACCCATAGCTTTAAAAATTGGTCCCATTGGTGTGTATTCTAATTCCTTTTTCGCAACTCCAGCAATGTCTTTTCGTAATAATTTCATCAAAATGAAAAAATCCGCAGAACTTTGGTGGTTGAAACAAAAAACTGCGGGTCTAAAATCTTCTAAATTATGTTTTCCTTTTACTGCAATATCTAATCCAGCCAATTTTGTTCCTAAATCGCCAATACTTGCAAAAGTTGCATTTGCACCTTCTTGTCTCGACATTTTTAAAGTTCCTGTAACTAATCCTTTAAATGCTGATGGATAAATACTTGCGCCTGCCAAAGCAGTTCTTACGCCATTAATAATTGGTTTCTTTTTGGTTTCTTTAAAACGAAGAATAGGCCAATTACTTTCGAAAGCAACTTGAGATAATCTACTGTCAGGATTTGTCGCAACCGGATTTCCAACAATTTCCATTAATGGGAAATCATCTATACTGTCTGTGTAAAAGAAACTTTTAGATAAATCGATATTATTTGATTTTGCAAACTTTCTTCCAGCTTTCGCTTTTCCTTCTGCCCAACACATTTCACTAATAGAACCTGTAAATTTTCCTTTTCGTATTTCCATCTCTGTACAGTAAATATCAGTAATTCCTAATTCGTTGGCAATTGGAGTTACTTGATAACGTGTTGCTGCAGAAATAATAACAACTTGATGTCCTTTTTCTAAATGTGAAGCAATTAATGCTCTCGATTCTGGATAAATTGTATTTGCTAAATGATTTGCATACACTTCTTCACCTAAATCGTAAAAATCTTTTTCTTTGATTCCTTTTACACCAGATGCAGAAATTTTTGTTAGAATTTCAAAATCTCTATTTCCTGCTGCATAAATTAAAATTGTTGCAAATTGAGAAAGCAATTCTTTGGCGGTAGATTTTCCACTAAATAATCTCGATTGCATAAATTTCTTTGCTGAAAAATCATTGATTAACGTTCTGTCTAAATCGAAAAAAGCAGCAATATGTGGCCCTTCTTCTTGTTTTTCGATTTGTTTAGAAACACTATTTAATTCTGAACCAGGAACAATTTCTGTTGCTGTTTCATTGTTTTGTTGAATGCTTTTTTTGTTGATGACAACTTCTAATCTACGAAGATAATTTAGACGTTCTGTTAAATTGTCTAACAATTCCATCCAAATATCTAATTCTTTAAAATCTATTTTTTTATCAATAGGAGTTAGTTTGCTGTTTTTTGCCAAACGTAAAGCGCTTACCAAAAATGGTTTAGAAACACTATCTAATCTGCTAATTCGAGATTGCCAATGCAATTCTTTTCCTTTAAAAAGACATAGTTCTATAAAATCAGCATCGTTAAAATCATCTTCTAAATCCCAAGTATGTAAGGTGTGACAAACTACTTTATTTGCTTCCAAATAAATTTGAAGAATTGCTTTTGAAACAAATAATTCTTGTTTCGATAATAATTTATCAATATCTCCTTCTGGATTGCTAATAATTGCTCTCCAATTTTTGTCAAATAATTCTAATTCAGCTTCAATTTCACTACTGAATTGTGGTTTGTTGGTATAGAAAAATTCAAACTTAAATAAATTTCGAAGGCGCATTATTTCTGTCCAAAAAGATAAAATTCTATCCGTTTTTTCATCTTTAATTTTTACCAAAGCCATTTCTATAAAAGCTCTGTGATACAAATGAGCAGAAGCCATATTTGCATAATAAGTAGCCGTTAAAAACTCATTTTGAGTTAAACTATATTGTGTTTTATAACCTGCTTTGTTTTTCTGAACAATTCCAGCACTTTTTAATAAATTTAATGCTTTTTGCACAGTTACTGCAATACTATTTCCTCTGTCTATTAGAACATCTTCTTTTCGTTGTTCTATGTAATTCATCAACTTTAAAACACTAAACTCTAATTCTTTTTTTGTGAGTGCAAAACTGCTTAAAAGTACGTTACAAACTAAAGAAACGGTTGTTACTGGAGTTATCATATTTGCTTTAT harbors:
- the scpA gene encoding methylmalonyl-CoA mutase; the protein is MSRKEVQHIKLIESNSNSKQEFSHENFIAGIAPNLRGPYSTMYVRRPWTIRQYAGFSTAEESNAFYRRNLEAGQKGLSVAFDLATHRGYDSDHERVQGDVGKAGVAIDSVEDMKVLFDQIPLDKMSVSMTMNGAVLPILAFYIVAAEEQGVSVEQLSGTIQNDILKEFMVRNTYIYPPAPSMKIIADIFKYTSNKMPKFNSISISGYHMQEAGATAEIELAYTLADGLEYIKKGIDAGMDIDSFAPRLSFFWAIGMDHFTEIAKLRAARMLWAKIVKQFNPKNPKSLALRTHCQTSGWSLTEQDPFNNVARTTIEAMAAVFGGTQSLHTNALDEAIALPTDFSARIARNTQIYLQEETHITKTVDPWAGSYYVEELTEKIANKAWKLMEEVAELGGMTKAIEKGIPKMRIEEAAAKKQAKIDSGQDVIVGVNKYQLEKEDPLHILDVDNEAVRKSQIDRLDKLKAERNTSAVNISLEALTKAAKTGEENLLDLAVKAARNRATLGEISDALEAAFGRHKAVHKTISGVYSKEIKEDKLFKKAKDLADKFAELEGRRPRIMIAKLGQDGHDRGAKVVATGYADLGFDVDIGPLFQTPIEATKQAVENDVHILGISSLAAGHKTLVPQVIAELKKYGREDIMVIVGGVIPAQDYQFLFDAGAVGVFGPGTKIAQAAIDMLTILIDSIVE
- a CDS encoding methylmalonyl-CoA mutase subunit beta, whose translation is MGKFLFNEFEKSSASAWKQKIQVDLKGADYNDTLLWKTNEDVVVKPFYTSEDRTHQEISTPEKDFVVCQTIFIDDEKIANSLALDAFKRGAKAIQFKANSKFDYKTVFQNIKFNKTLIYFSFSFLNDEFQLEIAKFISSNNIYFQNDIIGNLAETGNWHINLKEDHKKLEEIVKSTNNCISISGDLYQNAGANITQQLAYSLAHANEYLNHFGGEIANKIHFKFSVGSNYFFEIAKLRAFRILWKTLLKEYNIVDSEAHLFVQPSIRNKTLYDYNVNMLRTSSEYMSAILGGSNTVSTVSYDAIYHKSNEFGERIARNQLLILKEESGFTNAQNFADGTYYIESLTEQLSEKALTIFKNIEKGGGFLRQLKDGIIQKKIKESAIKEENQLDKKEISLVGTNLQQNKKDTMKDHLELYPFVKQRNIKTLIPPIIRNRLSETIEKERLELEKN
- a CDS encoding FtsB family cell division protein codes for the protein MSFNQFKNNKVVKIFTNTYVIILTFFIIWMFFWDDNSYLVHRRFNSEINDLEHAISSYQKKIKEDKATIKKLQDSLQLERFAREKYLMKKENEDIYIIEFDSIKK
- the udk gene encoding uridine kinase produces the protein MLIIGIAGGTGSGKTTVVNQIIKQLPTDEVCVISQDSYYNATDDMPYEERTKINFDHPRAIDFELIIKHLKALKSGKTVNQPVYSFVTHNRTKDTVKTHPRKVVIVEGILIFNNKDLRDLFDIKIFVHAETDERLIRRLKRDISERGRDLDEVLSRYQSTLKPMHQQFIEPTKNFADLIIPNDRFNTVAIDIVRTVINERL
- a CDS encoding ABC1 kinase family protein, which translates into the protein MKKASKIPISKLQRASKLVTTGAKVGVNYLKYYGNKITETEEEAREKLNKSNAEDIYDSLKDLKGSPLKVAQMLSMEKSILPRAYVEKFSLAQFSVPPLSEALVSKTFKKSFGKFPSDIYDSFDLKAYNAASIGQVHKAEKDGKKLAVKIQYPGVSDSIKSDLALLKPFVIRMFNMKGKMSDEYFLEVQNKLLEETDYVLEVEQSQEIVDACKDIPNLAFPSYYKELSSKQIITMDWMQGIHLSEFTNTNTNQEKANLLGQALWDFYMFQIHNLKKVHADPHPGNFLISEDDKLVALDFGCMKTIPLDFYNPYFVLANKETLANDTLFDEKMYELEILLKDDSKEELEFFRAMFHEMLSIFTQPFHVETFDFSDEVFFNKISEFGERYSKSAELRSMNGSRGSKHFIYMNRTFFGLYNLMFDLKAKDIKINNYLKL
- a CDS encoding TetR family transcriptional regulator C-terminal domain-containing protein — its product is MAKKKKVSKLDILTLYMDFVVEHQNKPLDVEDFCETVKIETTSFHKHFKSLKKVEKTVFKELFNNSLEVLNESEEFVSFDKKNQLLSLYFTFFENLNLNREYIVIVLKGCKNKIKSFSTFSDLKKEFIQFVNHLEISESILPIDGLEKAQRKFVGESAWIQLFLTIKFWLDDTSESFEKTDILIEKSINTSFELLENNFLKNALDLGKFIYKEKFQKE
- a CDS encoding bacterial transcriptional activator domain-containing protein; amino-acid sequence: MSDLLQQLQELEIFQENATIRIQTLGGFNLWRNQEKIDAKEWGRDKTIQLLQYLISYRKRNALHKEKIMDHLWEDWNDRDFKVALHGINKVLEPNRPSRTEAIYITRQGVSYQIDLEKLWIDVEALEKYIILGNQAFEVDNEVAKKAYQNAINLYKGSYLPNRIYEDWTSEERERSQLLILGAYITLAEILLEEKPIESIRLAQNALAIDAAWEEAYRIQMKAYIVKGNRPQAIKTYMKCEVILEEEYGISPLPETKKLLQEIEAIT